One part of the Alistipes onderdonkii genome encodes these proteins:
- the mobV gene encoding MobV family relaxase has protein sequence MGYVVLHIEKAAGTDVAMSGHVERRITPANVITTLTYLNEELVEFPKGVTNRTEAIQHRLDNAGLERKIGKNQVRALRVMLSGSPEDMKRIRQAGQLDAWAKDSCGWLQKTFGKENVVSAVLHLDEKTPHIHATVVPITRGERRKAKLEREKNAQSGKRTYRTKKDRPRLCADDVMARDKLKAYQTTYAEAMAKYGLQRGVEGSEAKHISTQQYYREVFVRKNEMAEQIENLKEQQKTLTVDIAALQAQQRAAQTDCNIIDEQRRKKKEELEKAETELAQTRREIKTDKLKGVAVDATTKAVERIGALFHDPKPARYEKQIADLQGVIADKDKCIGQLQQEIKTMQAGHDKEVANLKQEAQQVIKALMRVDELCPYVKGLLKWENYCKDVGLDKERTKALFTMQPYRYTGELHSIRYNHTFRANDVILQFKPDKDGPSGFQFTINGKDCDEWFRQQRKEFYERIGIDIEQTEQRRGMKM, from the coding sequence ATGGGCTATGTCGTATTGCATATCGAGAAGGCAGCCGGAACGGACGTCGCCATGTCGGGACACGTCGAGCGGAGAATAACACCCGCCAACGTCATAACGACACTTACCTACCTGAACGAAGAATTAGTAGAGTTCCCCAAAGGAGTTACCAACCGTACCGAAGCGATCCAGCACCGGCTGGACAATGCAGGACTGGAACGCAAGATCGGAAAGAACCAAGTAAGGGCGTTGCGTGTCATGCTCTCCGGAAGCCCCGAAGATATGAAGCGTATCCGGCAGGCCGGACAGTTGGATGCTTGGGCCAAGGATTCCTGCGGCTGGCTGCAAAAGACCTTCGGAAAGGAAAACGTTGTGTCGGCAGTCCTGCATCTGGACGAGAAAACACCACATATACACGCGACCGTCGTGCCGATCACACGGGGCGAACGCAGAAAGGCCAAGCTGGAGCGGGAGAAGAACGCCCAAAGCGGAAAGAGAACCTATCGCACTAAGAAAGACCGCCCGCGTCTATGTGCCGACGATGTGATGGCACGGGACAAACTCAAAGCCTACCAGACCACCTATGCCGAAGCGATGGCCAAATACGGACTGCAACGCGGCGTCGAGGGATCGGAAGCAAAACATATTTCCACGCAGCAGTATTACCGCGAGGTGTTCGTCCGGAAAAATGAAATGGCCGAACAGATCGAGAATCTGAAAGAACAGCAAAAGACGCTCACGGTAGATATTGCCGCACTCCAAGCACAGCAACGAGCCGCGCAGACAGACTGCAACATTATCGACGAACAGCGGAGGAAGAAGAAAGAAGAATTGGAGAAAGCCGAAACGGAGTTGGCACAGACGCGGCGGGAGATCAAGACCGACAAACTCAAAGGCGTGGCCGTGGATGCCACGACGAAAGCCGTAGAAAGGATCGGAGCGTTGTTCCACGACCCCAAGCCCGCGAGGTATGAAAAACAGATTGCAGATTTGCAAGGGGTAATTGCCGACAAGGATAAGTGCATCGGGCAACTGCAACAAGAGATCAAGACCATGCAGGCCGGACACGATAAAGAGGTGGCCAACCTTAAACAGGAAGCACAACAAGTCATAAAAGCCTTGATGCGTGTCGATGAGTTGTGTCCCTATGTAAAGGGGCTGTTGAAATGGGAAAATTACTGCAAGGATGTCGGGTTGGACAAGGAGCGGACCAAAGCGTTGTTTACGATGCAACCTTACAGATATACGGGCGAGCTGCATTCGATAAGGTATAATCATACGTTTCGGGCGAACGATGTCATTCTCCAATTCAAACCCGACAAGGACGGGCCGAGCGGGTTCCAGTTCACCATAAACGGAAAGGACTGCGACGAGTGGTTCAGACAGCAACGAAAGGAGTTTTACGAGCGGATAGGAATTGACATCGAACAAACGGAGCAAAGGCGCGGGATGAAGATGTAA
- a CDS encoding site-specific integrase has product MRSTFRVLFYVKKGSARPNGDLPLMCRLTVDGEVKQFSCKMDVPPRLWDVKNGRATGKSVEAMQINLAVDKIRVEVNRRYQELMQSDGYVTAAKLRDAYLGIGVKQETLLKLFEQHNVEYRKKVGFSREIATWKKYCCVCKRVREFLAHTYHREDIPLKELNLTFINDFEYFLRTEKKCRTNTVWGYMIVLKHIVAIARNDGRLPFNPFSGYINSPESVDRGYLSQEEIKAVMNYKTANKAHARIRDLFVFSIFTGLAYADVKGLTTDNLQTMFDGNLWIITRRKKTNTESRIRLLDIPKRIIEKYADQRLDNHVFYMPCNCHCNDILREIGKQCGIKNKLTFHLARHTFATTITLSQGMPIETVSRLLGHTNIKTTQIYAKITNEKISRDMSALTERLGDKYRLAE; this is encoded by the coding sequence ATGCGAAGCACGTTTCGGGTCTTATTTTACGTGAAGAAAGGCAGCGCCCGCCCCAACGGCGATCTGCCTTTGATGTGCCGTCTTACAGTAGATGGCGAGGTCAAACAATTCAGTTGCAAAATGGACGTTCCTCCGCGTTTATGGGATGTCAAGAACGGCCGGGCGACGGGCAAGAGCGTCGAGGCCATGCAAATCAATCTTGCCGTCGATAAAATCCGCGTCGAGGTGAACCGCCGCTATCAGGAGTTGATGCAGTCGGACGGCTATGTCACGGCCGCCAAACTGCGGGATGCCTACCTCGGTATCGGAGTAAAGCAGGAAACGCTGTTGAAACTCTTCGAACAGCACAATGTCGAATACCGGAAAAAGGTAGGTTTCAGTCGTGAGATCGCCACGTGGAAAAAGTACTGCTGCGTGTGTAAGCGCGTGCGGGAGTTCCTCGCCCATACCTACCACCGGGAGGACATCCCGCTGAAAGAACTGAACCTTACCTTTATCAACGATTTCGAGTATTTCCTGCGCACGGAGAAGAAATGCCGCACAAATACCGTGTGGGGCTACATGATCGTCTTGAAACATATCGTCGCCATTGCCCGCAACGACGGGCGCCTGCCGTTCAACCCGTTTTCGGGCTATATCAACTCTCCCGAAAGCGTGGACAGGGGTTATCTCTCGCAAGAGGAGATCAAGGCCGTGATGAACTATAAAACGGCCAACAAGGCGCATGCCCGCATCCGCGATCTGTTCGTCTTCTCCATCTTCACGGGGCTGGCTTATGCCGACGTGAAAGGGCTGACCACGGACAACCTTCAAACTATGTTCGACGGTAACCTGTGGATCATCACGCGACGTAAGAAAACCAATACCGAAAGCCGTATCCGCCTGCTGGATATTCCCAAACGCATCATCGAGAAATACGCGGATCAGCGGCTCGACAACCATGTCTTTTATATGCCGTGCAACTGCCATTGCAACGACATCCTGCGCGAGATCGGCAAGCAATGCGGCATTAAAAACAAACTGACCTTCCACCTCGCGCGGCATACCTTCGCCACAACCATCACGCTCTCGCAGGGTATGCCTATCGAAACCGTCAGCCGCCTGTTGGGGCATACGAACATCAAGACCACCCAAATCTACGCGAAGATCACCAATGAAAAGATAAGCCGCGACATGTCGGCGCTCACCGAACGCCTCGGCGACAAATACCGTCTGGCGGAGTAA
- a CDS encoding site-specific integrase, translating to MARSTFKVLFYVNGSKEKDGIVPIMGRVTINGTVAQFSCKQTIPKTLWDAKGNRAKGKSAEARNVNLALDNIKAQIIKHYQRISDREAYVTAEMVRNAYQGVGSEYETLIKAFDKDCANFLKRVGKDRSIGTYKVMVRARNYVAAFIKSFYRRTDMSMLELTPDFIKEFAAYLTAERGLKNATIWLNCMWLKGVVMRAHYNGLIPRNPFAQFHISPNVKEREYLTEDEIKRIMAHEFDNPTLALVRDLFIFACFTALSFVDMKELTTDEIVEVNGEKWILSKRHKTNVPFQVKLLDIPLQIIERYKYLSEDRLVFGKINYWTMCKQLKKVMAECGIEKQISYHCGRHTFGTLALSKGMPIESVSRVLGHTNIVTTQIYAKITTQKLDNDLSMFGNKLNASFGSVTP from the coding sequence ATGGCAAGAAGTACATTCAAAGTGCTGTTCTACGTGAACGGCAGCAAGGAGAAAGACGGTATTGTCCCCATCATGGGACGAGTGACAATCAACGGTACTGTGGCGCAGTTCAGTTGCAAGCAGACCATCCCGAAAACCCTTTGGGATGCGAAAGGCAACCGAGCCAAAGGCAAGAGTGCCGAAGCACGGAACGTCAATCTGGCATTGGACAACATCAAGGCGCAAATCATCAAGCACTATCAGCGCATATCCGACCGAGAGGCATACGTAACGGCTGAAATGGTGCGCAATGCCTACCAAGGGGTCGGAAGCGAGTATGAGACACTGATAAAGGCTTTTGACAAGGATTGCGCCAACTTCCTGAAACGTGTCGGCAAAGACCGCAGCATCGGCACATATAAGGTCATGGTAAGGGCAAGGAACTATGTCGCAGCCTTTATCAAGTCATTCTACAGACGGACGGACATGTCCATGCTGGAACTTACGCCCGACTTCATCAAGGAGTTTGCGGCTTATCTTACGGCTGAACGGGGACTGAAAAACGCCACCATCTGGCTGAACTGCATGTGGCTGAAAGGCGTGGTCATGCGTGCGCACTATAACGGACTGATACCGAGAAATCCGTTTGCGCAGTTCCATATCAGCCCGAATGTTAAGGAACGGGAATATCTGACAGAGGACGAAATCAAAAGAATCATGGCGCACGAGTTTGACAACCCCACCCTCGCATTGGTGCGAGACCTGTTCATTTTCGCCTGCTTCACCGCCTTGTCTTTCGTGGATATGAAAGAACTCACAACGGACGAAATAGTGGAGGTGAACGGTGAGAAATGGATATTGTCGAAACGGCACAAGACAAATGTCCCGTTCCAAGTGAAGCTGCTGGATATTCCCTTGCAGATAATCGAACGGTACAAGTATCTGTCGGAAGACAGGCTGGTTTTCGGGAAAATCAACTATTGGACGATGTGCAAACAACTGAAAAAGGTAATGGCGGAATGCGGAATAGAGAAGCAAATCTCCTACCACTGCGGACGTCATACATTTGGAACACTGGCTCTTAGCAAGGGGATGCCCATTGAAAGCGTGAGCCGTGTTCTGGGACACACGAACATTGTCACGACTCAAATCTATGCGAAGATAACCACACAGAAACTTGACAATGACCTGTCGATGTTCGGCAACAAACTGAACGCATCGTTCGGAAGTGTAACCCCATAA
- a CDS encoding primase-helicase family protein has translation MSAIEQQDSHRPPSDGGMAKEEFIRVGTMLYKIVEQPRLNGGYVKKRIAWNNETLRQDYGKDYIGSVPKYDGFCTVPEHIGYRSVVGKFLNLYEPIDHVPRQGDFPSIRSLLHHIFGEQYELGMDYLQLLYLQPIQKLPILLLVSEERNTGKSTFLNFLKALFQNNVTFNTNEDFRSQFNSDWAGKLLIVVDEVLLNRREDSERLKNLSTTLSYKVEAKGKDRDEIAFFAKFVLCSNNEYLPVIIDAGETRYWVRKIDRLQSDDTDFLQKLKAEIPAFLHFLQYRQLSTDKESRMWFNPTLLHTEALQKIIRSNRNRLEIEMHELVLDIMDSVGTDTFSFCYSDILLLLVHSQVKVEKHQVRKVLQECWKLTPAPNGLTYTTYQFNCNRECRYEPIRRVGRFYTVTREQLESL, from the coding sequence ATGTCAGCTATCGAACAACAGGACAGCCACAGACCGCCATCGGATGGCGGCATGGCAAAGGAAGAATTTATCCGTGTCGGGACAATGCTCTACAAGATTGTGGAGCAACCGAGACTGAACGGAGGGTATGTGAAGAAACGCATCGCATGGAACAACGAGACCCTGCGACAGGATTACGGCAAGGATTACATCGGCAGCGTTCCCAAGTATGACGGCTTCTGCACAGTACCCGAACACATCGGCTACCGTTCCGTGGTCGGCAAATTCCTTAACCTCTACGAACCGATAGACCATGTACCCCGACAAGGGGATTTCCCCTCTATCCGTTCATTGCTGCATCACATCTTCGGGGAACAATACGAGTTGGGGATGGACTATCTGCAACTGCTCTACCTGCAACCGATTCAGAAGTTGCCTATCCTGCTGTTGGTGTCGGAAGAACGCAACACGGGCAAAAGCACCTTCCTGAACTTTCTGAAAGCCCTTTTTCAGAACAATGTGACTTTCAACACCAACGAGGATTTCCGCAGCCAGTTCAATTCCGATTGGGCGGGTAAGCTCCTTATCGTGGTGGATGAGGTGTTGCTCAACCGCAGGGAGGACAGCGAACGGTTGAAAAACCTCAGCACTACCTTATCCTACAAGGTGGAAGCCAAAGGCAAAGACCGTGACGAGATTGCATTCTTCGCCAAATTCGTGCTGTGCTCCAACAACGAGTATCTGCCCGTAATCATAGATGCAGGGGAAACACGCTATTGGGTGCGCAAGATAGACCGCTTGCAGTCCGATGACACCGACTTCCTGCAAAAACTGAAAGCGGAGATACCCGCCTTTCTCCATTTCCTGCAATACAGACAGCTATCCACCGATAAGGAAAGCCGGATGTGGTTCAACCCCACATTGCTGCATACAGAAGCCTTGCAGAAGATTATCCGCAGCAACCGCAACCGATTGGAGATAGAGATGCACGAACTTGTCCTTGACATCATGGACAGTGTCGGCACGGATACATTCTCTTTCTGTTACAGCGACATTCTTCTTTTGCTGGTACACTCACAGGTAAAGGTGGAGAAACACCAAGTCCGAAAAGTGTTGCAGGAATGTTGGAAACTGACCCCTGCGCCAAACGGACTGACTTATACCACCTACCAGTTCAACTGCAATCGGGAGTGTCGGTATGAGCCGATAAGGAGAGTGGGACGCTTCTACACCGTCACAAGGGAGCAACTTGAATCCCTGTAA
- a CDS encoding toprim domain-containing protein, translating into MTIQDVKQIKLADYLQSLGYTPVKQQGRNLWYKSPLREETDASFKVNTELEKWYDFGIGKGGNIIALAAELYRSEDVAYLLKRIEEQTAYIRPASFSFGRQHSDNQPYQGLRVGELSSPALIAYLQERGINIGLAKRECRELRFMNADKPYFAIGFPNMAGGYEVRNRYFKGCVAPKDITHIRQQDGQRCMCYLFEGFMDYLSFLTIRVRNNPQHPRLDTQDYVILNSVSNLAKAESLLETYTQIGCFLDNDTAGRSTCKKLKEKFGERMLDKSMYYRDYKDLNDYLCGKPLSQSAEPIKEKKQVQSARRMMQPPKKKGGFHL; encoded by the coding sequence ATGACAATCCAAGATGTAAAGCAAATCAAACTGGCAGACTATCTGCAAAGTCTGGGCTATACGCCTGTAAAGCAACAAGGCAGGAACCTGTGGTACAAATCACCGTTACGGGAAGAAACGGACGCATCGTTCAAGGTAAACACCGAGCTTGAAAAATGGTACGACTTCGGCATCGGCAAAGGCGGTAATATCATTGCATTGGCAGCGGAACTCTACCGTTCGGAAGATGTAGCCTATCTGCTGAAACGCATAGAGGAGCAGACAGCATACATCCGCCCTGCATCGTTCTCTTTTGGCAGACAGCATTCCGACAATCAGCCTTATCAGGGATTAAGGGTTGGTGAGTTGTCCTCTCCTGCTCTTATAGCCTATCTGCAAGAAAGGGGAATAAACATCGGACTTGCCAAAAGAGAATGCAGGGAGCTTCGGTTTATGAATGCCGACAAACCCTATTTTGCCATCGGCTTTCCGAACATGGCAGGAGGATATGAAGTGCGCAACAGATACTTCAAGGGATGTGTCGCCCCGAAAGACATCACTCATATCCGACAGCAGGACGGACAACGATGTATGTGTTACCTGTTCGAGGGGTTCATGGATTACCTCTCATTCCTTACCATCCGAGTAAGAAACAATCCGCAACACCCGCGATTGGACACACAGGACTATGTCATACTGAACTCCGTTTCCAATCTTGCGAAAGCGGAAAGCTTATTGGAAACCTACACCCAAATCGGCTGTTTCCTTGACAACGACACGGCTGGACGGAGCACCTGCAAGAAGCTGAAAGAGAAGTTCGGGGAACGGATGCTTGACAAGTCAATGTACTATCGTGATTATAAGGACTTGAACGACTACCTGTGCGGTAAGCCCTTGTCCCAATCGGCAGAGCCGATAAAGGAGAAGAAGCAAGTCCAATCCGCAAGGCGGATGATGCAGCCACCGAAAAAGAAAGGGGGATTTCATCTGTAA
- the mobV gene encoding MobV family relaxase, producing MGYFSLDIKKAKGTSDTTQSDHIERKIIPKNADPTRTHLNRVLVEYPDGVHGRDEAIAHRLNTAGIRRKITHDQVRVVRVVLSGTHEDMMNIQEKGKLDEWCNDSIQWLQATFGKDNVVAAHLHMDEKTPHIHAAVVPIVTGERRKAKKEQTDGKRKYRKKTNSVRLCADDLFNRQTLIAYHDNYARVMTKYGLQRGVRGSEARHTTTMQYYRDLKKKNETLETETRLLQEKKAEAQEELKQVKAEIRTDKLKSAATDTATALASSVGSLFGSGRMKSLERRNEDLQDRILELEDEARQRERQQAEQIQEIRNAYEQQHRKLSEFTDFVRRYFPYVEKLMPVINFLRDRLGFNDGIIRRLCEFKEVGIKGELYSSEFNRSFDTRHSVCSIRQDENGRFDFKIDGVSHVNWFRKKMNEFREAIGIPKPRQNRSMKL from the coding sequence ATGGGATATTTTTCATTGGACATTAAGAAGGCAAAGGGTACATCGGACACCACGCAGTCCGACCATATAGAGAGAAAGATAATACCTAAAAACGCAGACCCGACAAGAACACATCTGAACAGGGTGCTTGTCGAATACCCTGATGGCGTTCACGGCAGGGATGAAGCGATTGCCCACAGGCTGAACACGGCAGGCATCAGACGGAAAATCACGCACGACCAAGTCCGCGTTGTCCGGGTGGTTTTGTCGGGTACGCACGAGGACATGATGAACATACAGGAAAAAGGAAAGCTCGACGAATGGTGCAACGACAGCATCCAATGGCTGCAAGCCACATTCGGCAAAGACAATGTGGTTGCCGCCCATCTGCACATGGACGAGAAGACTCCGCACATCCACGCAGCCGTTGTTCCTATCGTGACGGGTGAAAGGCGCAAAGCCAAGAAAGAACAGACGGACGGTAAGCGCAAGTACCGCAAGAAAACAAATTCCGTCCGTTTGTGTGCCGATGACCTGTTCAACCGCCAGACCCTGATTGCCTACCACGACAATTACGCAAGGGTGATGACGAAATACGGATTGCAACGTGGGGTACGGGGCTCGGAAGCACGGCACACTACCACCATGCAGTATTATCGGGACTTGAAAAAGAAAAATGAAACCCTTGAAACCGAAACCAGACTGTTACAGGAGAAGAAAGCCGAGGCGCAGGAGGAACTGAAACAGGTAAAAGCGGAAATCCGCACCGACAAGCTCAAAAGCGCAGCCACCGATACGGCAACCGCCCTTGCAAGCAGTGTGGGTTCTCTTTTCGGAAGTGGAAGAATGAAATCGTTGGAACGCAGGAACGAGGACTTGCAAGACCGCATCCTTGAACTTGAAGACGAAGCCCGACAACGGGAACGGCAACAAGCCGAACAGATACAGGAGATAAGAAACGCTTACGAGCAACAGCACCGCAAACTGTCGGAGTTTACGGATTTTGTCAGACGCTATTTCCCGTATGTGGAGAAGCTGATGCCTGTAATAAACTTCCTGCGTGACCGATTGGGGTTCAATGACGGAATAATCAGAAGACTGTGCGAGTTCAAGGAGGTCGGGATAAAAGGCGAACTCTATTCTTCCGAATTTAACCGAAGTTTTGATACCCGACACTCCGTCTGTTCCATCAGACAGGACGAAAACGGTAGATTCGATTTCAAGATAGACGGGGTTTCACACGTGAACTGGTTCAGAAAGAAAATGAATGAGTTTAGAGAAGCTATCGGAATACCGAAACCAAGACAGAATAGGAGTATGAAACTGTAA
- a CDS encoding PD-(D/E)XK nuclease family protein, with translation MDSEKKWGCIGYALLALITWGLTQGFKVVCIIIGILIAILIAFIFISNLSTKRLIKKFKHQKDIYPNAYSFFRKELRIFQSENNLTKQDINKFLSFPKVEWEKREKLELERIQREKQVSTEYNMIKANYSDGLTCWQKEHPSANKSIIISNITEIIDFDRRQKEFLSTEEWEKAQIAFSKLCRSKKSTTPHSGCYFYNMNFQKTDYKGNIIQGEYRIWQFFFSSFCTATDLDYTHFKQTQENNINIDKYKEGKINTPSYINIEISNFIKSLGVPVQVIAYGAEFDENLQVQFLTLDLAVLGFQSCALHHIDELSSNYVVIIDGVTTQDLFVKRCESVIQKFKHQKPCIVYISLMKEFSREEMQKLIDKKNIEVQQQKQIKDEINSISNALKSADIETAKEKVKKVKDFALSKSVDKELIDVICKTEKKIESDYAVGVVDDFDVQYVDYLMPSVVQDKSNWKYPVTKYPEDGCIVFPYRRKAIARRGFSEAKFQNYLQDTFRGCDLLILGDCNILPVEDNRPFEPDIAIICKKHPSIRIDIEIDEPYAAFTRKPIHYIGCGDDFRDALLNNIGWIVIRFTEYQVFSNPKGCAAFIAQVLHYIQPSMVLPIDFLSCSTPKEIERWTEIEAKVMASENTREKYLNHEFGIVDNEKLEIADITQTEKERVCAKRMKPLVFSSNRKVNYKIGEPVFCEKDVHIQFYPQEHIYLYDGQEQFIPVSSVISCFFKPFDSYYWSEYKANQRNISQGQILEEWDSKGACSRDVGTFMHQQIENYYKGLPYQQEFSFKYDGKYVHIEEQISLELEYMQFIEFLENHKFKPFRTEWAIYDDELKIAGTIDMIHKRGDVFDIYDWKRSHRIVDFWGKPIAVNNYGEKGLGELNQIEDTPYWHYCIQQNLYRYILERNYDIIIEKMYLVVFCDDTNEYRKLEVPRMDEVIISIVKSCKNGTVKKRLITLQGENLS, from the coding sequence ATGGATTCAGAAAAAAAATGGGGTTGTATTGGATATGCCCTACTAGCACTTATAACTTGGGGACTTACTCAAGGTTTTAAAGTCGTATGCATAATTATAGGAATTTTAATAGCCATTCTTATAGCTTTTATATTTATATCAAATTTATCAACCAAGCGTTTAATAAAGAAATTTAAGCATCAAAAAGATATATATCCTAATGCATACTCTTTCTTTCGAAAAGAATTACGAATATTCCAGTCTGAAAACAATCTTACAAAACAAGATATAAATAAATTCCTCTCATTTCCTAAAGTTGAATGGGAAAAGAGAGAAAAGCTCGAATTGGAAAGAATACAACGAGAAAAGCAGGTATCAACTGAATATAATATGATTAAAGCCAACTATTCAGATGGACTTACTTGTTGGCAAAAAGAACATCCTTCTGCAAACAAATCAATAATAATAAGTAATATTACGGAAATAATAGATTTCGATAGGCGGCAAAAAGAGTTTTTAAGTACCGAAGAATGGGAAAAGGCACAAATAGCTTTTAGTAAGTTATGTCGTAGCAAAAAATCTACAACGCCACATTCTGGTTGCTATTTTTATAACATGAATTTTCAAAAAACCGACTATAAAGGAAATATCATACAAGGAGAATATCGCATATGGCAATTCTTTTTTTCAAGTTTTTGCACTGCAACCGATTTAGATTACACTCATTTTAAACAGACGCAAGAGAATAACATTAATATAGATAAATATAAGGAGGGAAAAATAAATACCCCTTCTTATATCAACATAGAGATTAGTAACTTTATAAAATCATTGGGTGTCCCTGTGCAAGTAATCGCATATGGGGCTGAATTCGATGAAAATCTTCAAGTTCAGTTTTTAACTCTTGATTTGGCTGTACTTGGATTTCAATCATGTGCTCTCCATCATATAGATGAATTATCTTCAAACTATGTTGTTATTATTGATGGAGTAACAACACAAGACTTGTTTGTAAAAAGATGCGAATCTGTAATACAGAAATTTAAGCATCAAAAGCCCTGTATTGTTTATATTTCTTTAATGAAAGAGTTTTCTCGGGAAGAGATGCAAAAACTCATTGATAAAAAGAACATAGAAGTGCAGCAACAAAAACAAATAAAAGATGAAATCAATTCTATTTCTAATGCATTAAAGTCTGCTGATATTGAGACGGCAAAAGAAAAAGTCAAGAAGGTTAAAGATTTTGCTTTGTCTAAAAGCGTAGATAAAGAATTGATAGATGTCATTTGCAAAACAGAGAAAAAAATAGAAAGTGATTATGCTGTTGGAGTGGTTGATGATTTTGATGTTCAATATGTTGATTATTTGATGCCATCAGTTGTCCAAGATAAGAGTAACTGGAAATATCCAGTAACTAAATATCCTGAAGATGGCTGTATTGTTTTTCCATACAGAAGAAAAGCTATAGCAAGAAGAGGGTTCAGTGAAGCTAAATTCCAAAATTATCTACAAGATACTTTCAGGGGATGTGATTTACTTATACTCGGTGATTGCAATATACTTCCTGTAGAAGATAACAGGCCTTTTGAACCAGATATAGCGATTATATGCAAAAAGCACCCATCTATAAGAATAGACATTGAAATAGACGAACCATATGCTGCATTTACACGAAAACCTATACATTATATAGGATGTGGAGATGATTTTCGTGATGCACTTCTGAATAATATCGGATGGATTGTTATTCGTTTTACTGAATATCAAGTTTTTTCCAATCCTAAGGGATGTGCGGCTTTTATAGCACAAGTTCTTCATTATATACAACCCTCTATGGTTTTACCAATCGATTTTCTCTCATGTTCTACTCCAAAGGAAATTGAACGATGGACAGAAATCGAAGCCAAAGTTATGGCAAGTGAAAATACTCGCGAGAAATACTTGAACCATGAATTTGGTATTGTTGACAATGAGAAACTTGAAATTGCAGACATAACACAAACGGAAAAAGAAAGGGTTTGTGCCAAGAGAATGAAACCATTGGTGTTTTCTTCAAATAGAAAAGTAAACTATAAAATAGGAGAACCTGTTTTTTGCGAAAAAGACGTTCATATTCAATTCTATCCACAAGAACATATTTATCTATATGATGGACAGGAACAATTTATTCCTGTCAGCAGTGTGATATCTTGTTTCTTTAAGCCATTTGATTCATACTATTGGTCAGAATATAAAGCTAATCAACGAAATATATCACAAGGACAGATTCTTGAAGAATGGGATTCAAAAGGTGCGTGTTCACGTGATGTCGGAACTTTTATGCACCAACAAATAGAAAACTATTATAAGGGACTTCCATATCAACAAGAATTCTCTTTCAAATATGACGGAAAATATGTTCACATAGAAGAACAAATTTCTCTTGAACTTGAATATATGCAATTCATAGAGTTTCTCGAAAACCACAAATTTAAACCGTTTAGAACAGAATGGGCTATATATGATGACGAACTAAAAATTGCTGGTACAATAGATATGATACATAAACGTGGAGATGTTTTTGACATATATGATTGGAAACGTAGTCATCGCATTGTCGATTTTTGGGGTAAACCGATTGCGGTAAACAACTATGGCGAGAAAGGGTTAGGTGAACTCAATCAAATTGAGGATACGCCATATTGGCATTATTGTATTCAACAGAACCTATATCGCTATATTCTCGAAAGAAATTATGACATAATTATCGAAAAGATGTATCTTGTGGTTTTCTGTGATGATACAAATGAATACAGAAAATTGGAAGTGCCACGTATGGATGAAGTCATAATTTCTATAGTAAAATCCTGTAAGAACGGGACTGTTAAGAAGCGGTTGATAACATTACAGGGAGAAAATCTATCATAA